In Actinomyces weissii, a genomic segment contains:
- the lspA gene encoding signal peptidase II, with the protein MSAQTSAAPTGRRLQPGRGRYLRLLWVLAAAVLLLDQLTKVWALEALADGTRRALLGSVLGLRLVFNPGAAFSFANSQTWLLTVVALAVVVFVLRVSRRLGSRAWTVALALVLGGASGNLVDRLLRAPGVGRGHVVDFIDYGVFVGNVADIAIVVAAALIMWLSVTGRELEGEAAASAAGTGREAAGEAPGQARAEARESGTSGTQAQEAQARGALKQGRQA; encoded by the coding sequence ATGAGCGCCCAGACCTCCGCGGCTCCTACCGGCCGTCGCCTGCAGCCAGGCAGAGGACGGTACCTGCGGCTGCTGTGGGTACTGGCTGCGGCGGTGCTGCTCCTTGACCAGCTCACTAAGGTCTGGGCGCTGGAGGCGCTGGCCGACGGCACCAGGCGGGCACTGCTGGGATCAGTGCTGGGCCTGCGCCTGGTCTTCAACCCCGGTGCCGCCTTCTCCTTCGCCAACAGCCAGACCTGGCTGCTCACCGTGGTCGCGCTGGCGGTGGTGGTCTTCGTGCTGCGTGTCTCCCGCAGGCTGGGCTCGCGGGCCTGGACGGTGGCCCTGGCCCTGGTGCTGGGGGGTGCGTCGGGCAACCTGGTGGACCGGCTGCTGCGGGCCCCCGGGGTGGGGCGCGGGCACGTCGTCGACTTTATCGACTACGGGGTGTTCGTGGGCAACGTTGCCGACATCGCCATCGTGGTGGCGGCAGCCCTGATCATGTGGCTGTCCGTGACCGGCCGGGAGCTGGAGGGTGAGGCGGCAGCCTCGGCGGCAGGGACGGGCCGCGAGGCCGCGGGCGAGGCTCCCGGCCAGGCCCGGGCGGAGGCCCGGGAGAGCGGGACGTCAGGTACGCAGGCGCAGGAGGCACAGGCACGAGGGGCCCTGAAGCAGGGGCGCCAGGCATGA
- a CDS encoding RluA family pseudouridine synthase — protein sequence MSLRVLPVPDGLVGERVDAALARMTGLSRSRAGELCAAGAVRLEGRALGKSDRLQAGQLLEVDLPDPRPSGPVATPVEGLELLYEDADIVVVDKPAGVAAHPSMGWDGPDVLGALKAMQVQVATSGAAERQGIVSRLDVGTSGAMVVAKGERAYSVLKRAFREHAVSKTYHALVQGHLDPLRGTIDAPIGRHPSREWKMAIIDGGRESVTHYDVIEVMPAACLAQVDLETGRTHQIRVHMAAVGHPCVGDETYGADPRLTERTGLRRQWLHAVELGLAHPVTGEWMTFTSSYPADLSHALDVLRLS from the coding sequence ATGAGCCTGCGGGTCCTGCCGGTCCCTGACGGCCTGGTGGGGGAGCGCGTCGACGCCGCCCTGGCCCGCATGACCGGGCTGAGCCGCTCCCGGGCTGGTGAGCTCTGCGCCGCCGGGGCGGTGCGGCTGGAGGGCCGAGCCCTGGGCAAGTCCGACCGCCTGCAGGCCGGGCAGCTGCTGGAGGTGGACCTGCCCGACCCGCGGCCCTCAGGGCCCGTGGCCACGCCGGTGGAGGGCCTGGAGCTGCTCTACGAGGACGCCGACATCGTGGTGGTAGACAAGCCTGCGGGGGTGGCCGCGCACCCCTCCATGGGCTGGGACGGCCCGGACGTGCTGGGTGCCCTCAAGGCCATGCAGGTTCAGGTAGCCACCTCCGGGGCGGCTGAGCGCCAGGGCATCGTCTCCCGCCTGGACGTAGGCACCTCCGGCGCCATGGTGGTGGCTAAGGGGGAGCGGGCCTACTCGGTGCTCAAGCGCGCCTTCCGGGAGCACGCCGTCTCCAAGACCTACCACGCCCTGGTCCAAGGGCACCTGGACCCGCTGCGCGGCACCATCGACGCGCCCATCGGCCGCCACCCCAGCCGTGAGTGGAAGATGGCGATTATCGACGGCGGGCGGGAGTCCGTGACGCACTACGACGTCATTGAGGTCATGCCCGCGGCCTGCCTGGCGCAGGTGGACCTGGAGACCGGGCGCACCCACCAGATCCGCGTGCACATGGCCGCCGTCGGCCACCCCTGCGTGGGGGACGAGACCTACGGGGCGGACCCGCGCCTGACCGAGCGCACCGGTCTGCGCCGCCAGTGGCTCCACGCGGTAGAGCTGGGCCTGGCCCACCCGGTGACGGGGGAGTGGATGACCTTCACCTCCAGCTACCCCGCCGACCTGAGCCACGCCCTGGACGTGCTGCGCCTCTCCTAA
- a CDS encoding GNAT family N-acetyltransferase produces the protein MGGTGAAGPQQAGRPRPPKAPGWESVRGDERGTRADQVRQAVATVRLEVFVQEQQVPLSLEMDARDDQPTTIHLLVRGQGGEPLGAARLLLEPEHPGQVHLGRLAVRRHARGTGLGARLVTAVEQEALARATARLGPQAAAWGGVPAGTYGVVVLLSAQEQALGFYERCGYQTVSGRRYLDAGIWHQDMARLLCPA, from the coding sequence ATGGGTGGAACCGGCGCAGCAGGCCCGCAGCAGGCAGGCAGGCCCCGGCCGCCGAAGGCGCCGGGCTGGGAGAGCGTGCGTGGGGACGAGCGCGGCACCCGGGCCGACCAGGTGCGCCAGGCAGTGGCCACCGTGCGCCTGGAGGTCTTCGTCCAGGAGCAGCAGGTGCCCCTGAGCCTGGAGATGGACGCCCGCGACGACCAGCCCACCACCATCCACCTGCTGGTTCGTGGGCAAGGTGGAGAGCCACTTGGTGCCGCCCGCCTGCTGCTGGAGCCCGAGCACCCCGGCCAGGTCCACCTGGGCCGCCTGGCCGTGCGGCGGCACGCCCGTGGTACCGGTCTGGGAGCCCGCCTGGTCACGGCCGTGGAGCAGGAGGCGCTGGCCCGCGCCACGGCCCGGCTGGGACCACAGGCCGCAGCCTGGGGCGGGGTACCAGCAGGTACCTACGGCGTCGTGGTGCTGCTCTCCGCCCAGGAGCAGGCGCTGGGCTTCTATGAGCGCTGCGGCTACCAGACAGTGAGCGGGCGCCGCTACCTGGACGCCGGTATCTGGCACCAGGACATGGCCCGGCTGCTGTGCCCGGCCTGA